From the Candidatus Binatia bacterium genome, one window contains:
- a CDS encoding amidohydrolase — protein MTRPGDHHSDGGCILPAEDEPHPVVVFHNGRMLTMERGAPPDATVLVTRGGRIEAVGGRELLQRYPHASHVDLAGCWLCPGFIDAHNHLSIAALHPLWADLSAVRNEEELANVLRAQAARDPHAPWVRGANWNEVETGLLPDRRMLDRIGLDRPILIAHYTLHQGVVCSRGLDELGIGRSTPDPPGGMIARDWEGNPSGLLVERAWSEAHARSVMPYRDRDRHDDWIVERAQLLLAEGITCVHDAACPPAAEQAYWRLARSNRLPISVLVMPHAEAILRGQDPQRWHGPPTGEGDEWLRVGPMKFFADGGIAPALDVCAAGIRMQMGMEFTDLQAELERAVAHGFRVAVHAIGNAGLERALSSFAEIRRRNPSADLRFRVEHACLASEEQLRRLRELGGVAVVQPGFLHHLGEAVLEVRFDNATWLPFGTMMEIGLPLAASSDDPCALRPPLLTASYGASRRTASARILDPSEAVPYEEWLRAYTIGAAYAGGQEHERGSLAPGKRADLVVLHGELDSMAPPRVVQTWVAGKLGWGELAPLADAGHFRVPVSAPGSDTL, from the coding sequence ATGACGAGGCCTGGTGACCACCACAGCGACGGTGGCTGCATTCTCCCCGCAGAGGATGAGCCCCATCCCGTTGTGGTGTTCCACAATGGCAGAATGCTCACGATGGAACGCGGCGCTCCGCCGGATGCTACGGTGCTCGTGACACGAGGCGGGCGCATCGAGGCCGTAGGTGGCCGCGAGCTGCTGCAGCGCTACCCCCATGCATCCCATGTGGATTTGGCAGGATGCTGGTTGTGCCCGGGTTTCATCGATGCCCATAACCACCTGTCGATTGCGGCCTTGCATCCGCTGTGGGCCGACTTGTCTGCCGTGCGCAACGAAGAAGAGCTGGCAAACGTGCTGCGCGCGCAGGCGGCGCGCGACCCTCACGCGCCGTGGGTTCGGGGGGCGAATTGGAACGAAGTGGAAACCGGGCTGCTTCCCGACCGCCGCATGCTCGACCGCATCGGTCTCGATCGCCCAATCTTGATTGCGCATTACACCCTGCACCAAGGAGTGGTGTGTTCCCGCGGGCTCGATGAGCTCGGCATTGGTCGCAGCACGCCCGATCCACCCGGGGGCATGATTGCGCGCGACTGGGAAGGCAACCCCAGCGGCTTGTTGGTGGAGCGAGCCTGGAGCGAAGCCCATGCGCGGTCGGTGATGCCGTACCGTGATCGTGATCGCCACGATGATTGGATTGTGGAGCGGGCTCAGTTGCTGCTTGCTGAGGGGATCACGTGTGTGCACGACGCTGCATGCCCGCCCGCAGCAGAGCAAGCCTATTGGCGGTTGGCGCGTTCGAACCGACTGCCGATTTCGGTGCTCGTCATGCCCCACGCGGAGGCCATCTTGCGCGGCCAGGATCCCCAGCGATGGCATGGTCCACCCACGGGAGAAGGAGACGAATGGCTGCGCGTAGGGCCAATGAAGTTCTTTGCCGATGGCGGCATCGCTCCCGCCTTGGACGTGTGCGCGGCTGGCATCCGCATGCAAATGGGCATGGAGTTCACTGACTTGCAGGCAGAGCTCGAGCGAGCGGTGGCTCACGGCTTTCGGGTCGCCGTGCACGCGATCGGTAACGCGGGGCTGGAACGCGCGCTCTCTTCGTTCGCTGAGATTCGCCGGCGGAACCCGAGCGCAGATTTGCGTTTTCGGGTGGAGCATGCGTGTTTGGCGTCTGAGGAGCAGTTGCGCCGCTTACGCGAGCTAGGAGGTGTCGCGGTGGTCCAACCGGGATTTCTCCACCACTTGGGCGAGGCCGTGCTCGAAGTCCGTTTCGATAATGCCACCTGGCTCCCCTTTGGAACGATGATGGAGATCGGACTTCCCCTGGCAGCCTCCTCTGACGACCCGTGCGCGTTGCGACCACCGTTACTCACAGCCAGCTACGGTGCCAGTCGCCGAACTGCGTCCGCACGCATTCTCGATCCCAGCGAAGCCGTACCCTATGAAGAGTGGCTGCGTGCTTACACGATCGGCGCGGCCTACGCCGGTGGTCAGGAGCATGAGCGTGGCTCGCTTGCCCCGGGTAAGCGAGCCGACCTTGTTGTCTTGCACGGTGAGTTGGACTCTATGGCTCCGCCACGAGTAGTGCAAACCTGGGTGGCGGGTAAGCTTGGCTGGGGTGAACTGGCGCCGCTTGCAGATGCTGGCCACTTTCGCGTTCCTGTGTCCGCGCCTGGTTCTGACACCCTCTGA